A window of Parasynechococcus marenigrum WH 8102 contains these coding sequences:
- a CDS encoding PhoH family protein: protein MKDKIVVLDTNVLLHDPEAPHRFGDLRVVIPMQVVEEIDRFKKDHSEKGRNARRISRLLDSYRDRGCLADGVPIEGTNHGLLQVIFCQAHALDALPAELQGGGGDNNILAVALEQLRRGGLKQAPEVVLISKDINLRIKADAVGLQAEDYVNDNVSIDDLYAGFRELSTDAVTISSLHDEGQLPLDAVTDPEGQHPQANEGVVLVDERNDSRTLLARRQGNSNSLKPLDWLNRAHLGRIKARNREQSFALDLLLDPSVALVTLVGKAGTGKTLLAIAAGLHQVADTHHYARLLVTRPPISLGKDIGYLPGTLEEKLGPWMKPIIDNIDFITGSSPGEDSEQKKKQRHREPRNAWADLQGMGLLEVEAINTIRGRSIPQQFLVVDEAQNLTPLEVKTIVTRVGEGTKVVFTGDPYQIDNPYVDAESNGLTWLVEKLKDQPLVGHMTLTKGERSELAELAANIL from the coding sequence ATGAAAGACAAAATCGTCGTTCTCGACACGAATGTTCTGCTTCACGATCCTGAGGCTCCACACCGCTTTGGAGATCTGAGGGTTGTGATCCCAATGCAAGTGGTTGAGGAAATTGATCGCTTTAAAAAAGATCACTCTGAAAAAGGCCGAAACGCCCGGCGAATTTCAAGACTCCTGGATTCCTATCGAGACCGCGGATGCCTTGCCGATGGTGTTCCCATTGAGGGCACGAATCACGGCCTGCTTCAGGTAATTTTCTGTCAGGCCCATGCTCTTGACGCCTTACCGGCAGAGCTTCAGGGGGGCGGCGGCGACAACAACATCCTCGCAGTGGCCCTTGAGCAGCTGCGGCGCGGTGGGCTGAAACAGGCCCCGGAGGTTGTGCTGATCAGCAAAGACATCAACCTGAGAATCAAGGCCGACGCGGTAGGCCTGCAAGCCGAGGACTACGTCAATGACAACGTCTCGATTGATGACCTCTATGCAGGGTTCCGGGAACTCAGCACTGATGCAGTGACGATCTCGAGTCTGCATGACGAGGGTCAGCTCCCTCTGGACGCTGTCACCGATCCAGAGGGGCAGCACCCACAGGCAAATGAAGGCGTGGTGCTGGTGGATGAGCGCAACGACAGCCGCACCTTGCTTGCCCGGCGTCAAGGAAACAGCAACTCACTTAAACCACTTGACTGGCTGAATCGTGCCCATTTGGGACGGATCAAGGCGAGAAATCGGGAGCAAAGTTTTGCGCTGGATTTGCTGCTCGATCCATCCGTTGCTCTGGTGACCCTAGTGGGCAAGGCAGGCACAGGCAAAACGCTGCTGGCCATTGCCGCTGGTTTGCACCAGGTGGCCGACACCCATCACTACGCCCGTCTGCTGGTGACACGTCCGCCAATCTCCCTCGGCAAAGACATTGGCTACCTGCCTGGAACGCTTGAAGAGAAACTTGGGCCTTGGATGAAGCCGATCATCGACAACATCGACTTCATCACCGGCTCTTCTCCCGGCGAGGACTCTGAGCAGAAGAAGAAGCAGCGGCACCGCGAACCACGCAACGCCTGGGCTGATCTGCAAGGCATGGGTTTGTTGGAGGTTGAAGCGATAAACACCATCCGCGGGCGCTCAATTCCCCAACAGTTTCTGGTGGTGGATGAAGCGCAAAACCTGACGCCCTTGGAAGTGAAGACGATCGTCACGCGGGTGGGTGAAGGAACCAAGGTTGTCTTTACCGGTGATCCGTATCAAATCGACAACCCATACGTGGATGCCGAAAGCAACGGGCTCACATGGCTGGTGGAAAAGCTCAAAGATCAGCCTCTGGTAGGACACATGACCCTCACCAAAGGAGAGCGCAGTGAACTGGCTGAACTAGCCGCCAACATCCTCTGA
- a CDS encoding glycoside hydrolase family 13 protein: protein MASSTPFHDPPAWVADAVVYQIFPDRFRRSGQVKAQQHLELKPWGSDPREQGFQGGDLYGVIEALDQLQAMGISCLYLTPIFSSAANHRYHAYDYFEVDPLLGGNDALDTLIAALHQRGMRLVLDGVFNHCGRGFWAFHHLVENGQDSPYRDWFNVHRWPVKPYPAEGEDCGYDCWWAVPDLPKFNHANPAVRDHLLEVGRFWLERGIDGWRLDVPAEVPAEFWVDFRRVVREVNPDAWIVGEIWGDAREWLRGEHFDGVMNYRLGWSSLGWVAGDRLRQGYRNPEYPLNPLSSEDLIEIWSTTSGWYRPAVNRAQMNLLDSHDVPRALHSLDGDVKALKLALLLIFLQQGAPCVYYGTESGLCGGPEPACREAFPWGEPWPADLSSTIAALADLRRNQPNLIRGDLKWEPIGRDGLLGSTPGGLSVWVNRSTTTSLQIDPGISRIWSCGACDGQALEPQSAVVHLQG, encoded by the coding sequence ATGGCGTCCTCCACGCCCTTCCACGACCCACCGGCCTGGGTGGCGGATGCCGTGGTGTATCAGATCTTTCCGGATCGATTCCGCCGCAGTGGTCAGGTGAAGGCTCAGCAACATCTTGAGCTGAAGCCCTGGGGCAGTGATCCCCGTGAGCAGGGCTTTCAAGGGGGGGATCTCTACGGGGTGATCGAGGCGTTGGATCAGCTGCAGGCCATGGGCATCAGCTGCCTGTACCTCACGCCGATCTTCAGCTCCGCCGCCAATCACCGCTATCACGCCTACGACTATTTCGAGGTGGATCCCCTGCTGGGGGGGAATGACGCTCTGGATACGTTGATCGCAGCCTTACACCAGCGGGGCATGCGGCTGGTGCTCGATGGTGTGTTCAACCACTGCGGCCGTGGCTTCTGGGCCTTTCATCACCTGGTGGAAAACGGCCAGGACTCCCCCTACCGGGATTGGTTCAATGTGCACCGCTGGCCTGTAAAGCCGTATCCGGCCGAGGGCGAGGACTGCGGCTACGATTGCTGGTGGGCTGTGCCTGATCTGCCCAAGTTCAACCATGCCAATCCCGCAGTGCGGGACCATCTGTTGGAGGTGGGTCGTTTCTGGCTGGAACGGGGCATCGATGGTTGGCGTCTGGATGTGCCCGCGGAAGTGCCAGCCGAGTTCTGGGTGGATTTCCGTCGCGTGGTGCGGGAGGTCAACCCTGACGCCTGGATCGTGGGTGAGATCTGGGGTGATGCCCGGGAGTGGCTGCGGGGCGAGCACTTTGATGGGGTGATGAATTACCGCCTCGGCTGGAGCAGCCTCGGCTGGGTGGCAGGAGATCGGTTGAGGCAGGGATACCGCAATCCGGAGTACCCACTGAATCCCCTCAGTAGCGAGGATTTGATCGAAATCTGGAGCACCACGTCCGGTTGGTACCGCCCAGCCGTGAATCGAGCTCAGATGAACCTGCTCGATAGCCACGATGTTCCTCGGGCACTCCACAGCCTCGATGGAGATGTGAAGGCTCTGAAGCTCGCCCTGCTGCTGATCTTTCTGCAGCAAGGGGCCCCATGCGTGTACTACGGCACCGAATCTGGATTGTGCGGTGGCCCGGAACCCGCCTGTCGTGAAGCCTTTCCCTGGGGTGAACCCTGGCCTGCGGATCTGAGCTCAACCATTGCGGCCTTGGCTGATCTCCGGCGAAATCAACCCAATCTCATTCGCGGCGATCTGAAGTGGGAGCCGATCGGACGCGACGGACTGCTGGGAAGCACCCCTGGCGGTTTAAGCGTCTGGGTTAACCGCAGCACCACGACCTCGCTGCAGATTGATCCTGGGATTTCCAGAATCTGGAGTTGTGGCGCCTGCGATGGACAAGCTCTAGAGCCGCAATCTGCAGTGGTGCATCTGCAGGGATAA
- a CDS encoding glycerol kinase, translating into MADQPLLLALDQGTSSSRAAVFDAKGDLVASATAPLPIQYPADGWVEQHPGDIWNSQRQALQDLHQQLDEEQRRAVVSCGITNQRETTVLWRRSSGSPCGPALVWQDGRTADICQAWKADGLESAWCQRTGLLLDPYFSASKIRWMLEHHPEAAAAAAQGDLCFGTVESWLLWNLTGGQRHGSDMSNASRTLLMDLEQRCWMDEFREQTGLPANALPELLPCRGEFGHIAAKLPFAGLPIQALLGDQQAATLGQLCLQPGEAKCTYGTGAFLVINTGDSIRRSSDGLLSTLGWTDASGTPTYCLEGSLFNAGTVVQWLRDGLQIIEQADEVNALAQSVPDSGGVMLVPAFTGWGTPHWDPQARGVLVGLTRDSNRGHIARAALEGIALSVATLVELAGEALGRGLGELAVDGGAAASDPLLQAQADSTGLTVRRPRNLESTARGIALFAGVQCGLIPDLSAIAAHRQDDVQRFEPQINTERRRLQRDRWNDAVNRSLGWHG; encoded by the coding sequence ATGGCAGATCAGCCTCTCCTGTTGGCGCTGGATCAAGGCACCAGCAGTTCCCGAGCAGCGGTGTTTGACGCCAAGGGCGACCTTGTGGCCAGTGCGACGGCGCCCCTACCAATCCAATACCCCGCCGATGGCTGGGTGGAACAACACCCCGGCGACATCTGGAACAGCCAAAGGCAGGCACTGCAGGATCTGCACCAACAGCTCGATGAGGAGCAACGTCGGGCCGTGGTGAGCTGCGGCATCACCAATCAACGCGAAACCACGGTGCTCTGGCGTCGCAGCAGCGGCAGCCCCTGCGGACCGGCCCTGGTCTGGCAGGACGGCCGTACAGCAGACATCTGCCAAGCCTGGAAAGCAGACGGCCTCGAATCCGCGTGGTGCCAGCGCACCGGCTTGCTGCTGGATCCGTACTTCAGCGCCAGCAAGATCCGTTGGATGCTCGAGCATCACCCCGAGGCGGCAGCCGCTGCGGCCCAGGGCGATCTGTGCTTCGGCACGGTGGAGTCGTGGCTGCTCTGGAACCTCACGGGAGGACAGCGCCACGGCAGTGACATGAGCAATGCCAGCCGCACGCTGCTGATGGATCTCGAGCAGCGCTGTTGGATGGATGAATTCCGCGAACAGACGGGTCTTCCTGCGAACGCTCTACCGGAGCTGTTGCCCTGTCGTGGGGAGTTCGGCCACATCGCAGCGAAGCTTCCCTTCGCCGGATTGCCCATCCAGGCCCTCCTCGGTGATCAACAGGCCGCGACCCTTGGTCAGCTCTGTCTGCAGCCTGGCGAAGCCAAATGCACCTATGGCACTGGGGCCTTTCTGGTGATCAATACCGGCGACAGCATCCGCCGCTCCAGCGACGGTCTACTCAGCACCCTTGGCTGGACCGATGCCAGCGGCACACCCACCTACTGCCTGGAGGGCAGCCTGTTCAATGCAGGAACTGTGGTGCAGTGGCTGAGGGACGGCTTGCAGATCATCGAGCAGGCTGATGAGGTGAATGCCCTGGCGCAATCGGTGCCGGACAGCGGCGGGGTGATGCTGGTGCCCGCCTTCACCGGTTGGGGGACCCCCCACTGGGACCCCCAGGCCCGCGGTGTGCTGGTGGGGCTCACGCGGGACAGCAACCGCGGCCACATCGCCCGAGCCGCCCTGGAGGGCATCGCCCTGTCGGTGGCCACCCTGGTGGAGCTGGCGGGAGAGGCCCTCGGGCGTGGCCTGGGGGAACTGGCGGTGGATGGGGGGGCTGCCGCCTCCGATCCCTTGTTGCAGGCGCAGGCGGACAGCACCGGCCTGACGGTGCGCCGCCCCCGGAACCTGGAAAGCACAGCCCGCGGCATCGCTCTGTTTGCCGGTGTGCAATGCGGCCTGATCCCCGACCTGTCCGCCATCGCCGCCCACCGGCAGGACGATGTACAGCGCTTCGAACCGCAGATCAACACCGAGCGGCGCAGGCTTCAACGTGACCGCTGGAATGACGCCGTGAACCGCAGCCTGGGCTGGCATGGCTGA
- a CDS encoding DUF1651 domain-containing protein → MNLLGSGIQRFSSIGVERCPMGPPLLEQRRHLQKDSTEQMWKSLQHQGWRPTKPLWGAGTEP, encoded by the coding sequence ATGAATCTGCTTGGGTCAGGGATCCAAAGGTTTTCGTCGATCGGGGTCGAGCGATGCCCGATGGGACCACCTCTGCTGGAGCAACGACGCCACCTCCAGAAAGACTCAACAGAGCAGATGTGGAAGTCATTGCAGCACCAGGGATGGCGCCCAACTAAGCCCTTATGGGGAGCAGGAACAGAGCCCTGA
- a CDS encoding DUF4278 domain-containing protein, whose amino-acid sequence MTTLLYRGNEYVQQNKAAETSPVQLTYRRNVYQGRLNEAALHNVALTGVQLTYRGVSYTR is encoded by the coding sequence ATGACAACCCTTCTGTATCGCGGCAACGAGTACGTCCAGCAGAACAAGGCTGCTGAAACATCCCCTGTGCAGCTGACCTACCGTCGCAACGTTTACCAGGGGCGCCTGAACGAGGCCGCTCTTCATAACGTTGCCCTCACTGGCGTTCAGCTCACCTACCGCGGCGTTTCTTACACACGCTGA
- a CDS encoding LOG family protein: MTQFPETSTPEQANLDAILNSPTYRIAHEDPELMNSNVMRGVRMLLEITKPDLHLETAGIESTIIVFGGARIVDRDTAHQRLKDAEKNFNQDPNSSTLKRKVINAQHLIELSRFYDAARQFAYLASQHGQASKGQGHGCASHVIVTGGGPGIMEAANRGAFDAGCRSIGLNITLPFEQHPNPYITPDLCFKFNYFSLRKFHFVMRSVGAILFPGGFGTLDELFELLTLRQVGTKGRMPIVLFGTEFWTKLVDFDYLAESGLISNDDLALIRFSDTAEEAWEYIQSSTEPVRGQ; the protein is encoded by the coding sequence ATGACTCAATTTCCAGAAACCTCAACACCTGAGCAAGCCAATCTGGATGCCATTCTGAATTCACCTACTTACAGAATTGCCCATGAAGATCCCGAGTTGATGAACAGCAATGTCATGCGTGGTGTGCGCATGCTGCTTGAAATCACCAAGCCGGATCTGCATCTGGAGACAGCCGGGATAGAATCGACGATCATTGTCTTTGGTGGTGCCAGGATCGTCGACAGAGACACCGCTCATCAGCGGCTAAAAGATGCAGAGAAAAATTTTAACCAAGATCCAAATTCATCAACTCTAAAGAGGAAAGTGATTAATGCTCAGCACTTAATTGAACTTTCTCGTTTTTATGACGCCGCTCGACAATTTGCCTACTTGGCGTCCCAGCATGGTCAGGCCAGCAAGGGGCAAGGCCATGGCTGCGCATCTCATGTAATCGTGACTGGTGGTGGTCCCGGAATCATGGAAGCTGCCAACCGTGGCGCATTTGATGCAGGATGCCGATCAATCGGACTCAACATCACACTTCCCTTTGAACAACACCCCAATCCCTACATCACACCAGATCTTTGCTTCAAATTCAATTATTTCTCACTCCGCAAATTTCACTTTGTGATGCGCTCTGTGGGAGCTATTTTATTTCCAGGAGGTTTTGGCACGCTTGATGAACTGTTTGAGTTGCTGACCTTGCGGCAAGTTGGAACTAAAGGACGCATGCCAATTGTGTTATTTGGAACAGAGTTCTGGACGAAGCTTGTGGACTTCGACTACCTCGCCGAATCAGGCTTAATTTCAAATGATGACCTAGCTCTAATTCGTTTTTCGGATACTGCCGAGGAAGCCTGGGAATATATACAAAGCAGCACTGAGCCAGTCCGCGGGCAATGA